The window GGCTTGCGGGCGACCGTGACGTCGCCGTCCCGGAGCTCCTCGAGGTAGCCCTGCAGTTCCGTCCCGCGGTACTCCTCCAGCACGGCCTCCCAGGACGGCTCGTCGTCGAACCGACCGAGGTTCGGGGTCAGCTCGTCGGCCAGGATGTGGACGGCCGTCGTCTTCCCGATGCCGTTGGGTCCGAGGATGCCCGTCACGCGGCCCTCCTGGGGCGCGGGGAGGCCGTACAGCGAGAAGGCGTTCTCCCCGTAGCGGTGGACGGGCTCGTCCTGTAGCTCCTGGGGCAGGTTGATGATCTCGATGGCGTCGAACGGGCACTTCTCGACGCAGATGCCGCAGGACTCGCCCAGACAGATCTCCTCGGAGATGCTTATCTGCTCGGGCGTGCCGTCGAACTCCTCGCCCTCCTCGAAGCGCTCCTCACGCGTGACGATGCACTCCTTGCCCGTCCGGTTCGGCGGGCAGAAGTTCGCGCACTCGTAGTTACACCGGTCGGGCTGGCACCGATCGAGGTCGACGACGGCGATGCTGTCCTCTGCCATCGTTATAGTTGGGCGGTCGTCAGCAGGATTCCCCAGGAGACGAACCAGAGCGCGAACGTCATGAACGCGACGTAGAGGTAGTCCTTCTTCGAGAAGTCCTCGACGTCGACGCCGATCAGCCGCAGGATCGGGAACTGCGCGAGGATCGCCGCCGCCATGACGATCACGCCCAGCTCGTCGCCCGGGCCGGCGGCGACCATGCTGGCGGCGACGCCGGCGGACAGCCCGCCGATCGCCGCCACCGTCGTCACCGTGAGCCCGCGCAAGTGGGGGCTCATTCCCTCGACCGTGTCCGTAGCCATGGTCCAAGGTCGGCCACCCGGGACCAAAAGCCGCCCGGTTCGGTCGCCACCCAGACGCGGCCGTCGGCGCTCTCTCCCCGGACGCGACGGCCGCCTCGCCGCCTCACTCCTCAATCTTTATGGCGAACGCGCGACTCGTACCACGTGATGACCGAATCCGACGGGGAGGCCCTCGCTGACCTTCCGCCGAGCGCAAAGCTCGTGTACAAGGTTCTGGAGTACGACGGTCCGCTCACCCAGAAGGGCATCGTCGAGGAGTCGATGCTCTCGGCGCGGACCGTCCGCTACGCGCTCGAACGGCTGGACGAGGTGGGCGTCATCGAGGAGGACGTGTACTTCGCCGACGCCCGGCAGAACCTCTACGAGATCAGTGAACCCGCCGCCGAGCAGGCCGACGCCGCCGTCTCCGACTGAGATACCGACTGTCGCTGCCGTGCTCCGGTTCGTCCGCCCGACTGCGGCGGTCGACCGGAACCGACCGACATCGGTCCGTACGACCGCCCTCCCCGCTGTTCTCTCCGTCCGCGGCTCACTCGCACCCCTCCACCGGTTCCGTCCGCGTCGCGCCGACCAGCGACTGCGCCGGCCCGCCGTTCGGGCCGCGCCACGGGGGCGAGCGCCGCCGTCGGTCACCGGTTCCCGGCCAGGTCCTGTAGCTCGTCCACCGCGTCCATCGCCGTCCGGATCCGCCGTTCCAGCCGCTCGAGGTCGGTCACCCGGTGTCGCTCCCGCGGCTCGTGTACCAGACGCGCCCTGTAGTCCTGGGTGTCCCTGACGTCGACGGCGAGGTCGTCCGGGACGACCCCGTAGTGGCCGAGCAGGTCGAACGTCTTGGCGTCGCCCAGTTCGTCCACGACCGCGCGTCCGTTCACGCCCTCCCTGTCGCGGTACTCCGCCGCCAGCAGCTCCCGGGTGAAGAGCTCGCGGCCGAGGTCGTCGAGCACCTCGGAGGCGATGGCGAAGAAGACGACCAGTTCGTCCCGATGGCCGCTCAGGAAGTCCATGTAATCGCCGTCGGCGCGCTCGATGGCGTCCCGGAGCGACGCCGCCCTGTCCCGCAGATCGGACTCGAGCGTCGGCACGACCCACCCGGTGGCCGCCGTCGTCGAGGCCGCCGCCGCCGTGAACGTCGCCGATTCACCGTCCTCCGAGTCGCCGTCGTCTCCAGCGTCCCCGGTCATCGTGGTGACAGCATCGCCGGCCCGGTCCAAAAGCGTGTGCGCTCGGTCGGAGCGACCGACGGGCCGCCGGTACGTGCCCGATACCTGCCACGTCCGGCCACGGTAAGGGCGTCGGGCGCGTAGCCGTCGCATGGTCACGCTCGACGACCGGGACACGGCGACGCTCTGGCGGCTCCGCCGGGGCGACGCCGACGTGGCGACGCTGGCCGAGACGGTCCGGTGCGACCCGGAGTCCCTCCGCGACCGGCTGTCCGAACTCGCCGACAACGGGCTCGTCGCCCCCGTCGACGGCGGGTATCGCATCACCAGCGACGGCGAGCGCGTCCTCGCGGCCAGCGGGACGGGCGCCGACGACGACCGGATCGACACGCCGCCCGACGTCGAGCAGCGGATCGAGTCGTTCGACCTGCGGGCCGACAGGGAGGCCGCGGTCCGGTCCGCCTTCGCCGTCCTCCACTACTGGGGCGACGCCACGCGGGGGGAGATCGTCGACGCCGTCTACAGCGAGGACCCCGCGGGGTACGAGACGCGCAACGCATGGTGGGCGGAAGGCATCCGGGACTACCTGGCCGACCTCCCCACCGTGGACCCACCGGACTCGCCCGACGCGCCCGGCGCCCTGTGGCGCTACGGGGGGACGCCGACCGTGGCGGAGCTGACCGACGACGGCCGCGTGCTCCTCGAGCGGGCGGTGACGCCCTTCAGCGTCCGGTTCGGGATCGAGCGGCTGGATCTCTCGGGCGACGAACGGGCGGCGGTCCGGGCCGCCGTCGACTGGCTCGTCCGCGAGGGCGAGGGCGACGCCGAGGGAATCGCCGACGCGGTGTATTCCGAGTACTCGGGCGGCTACGACTCGCCGGAGGAGTGGTGGGTCAGTTGCGTCGAACCCGCGTTCGAGGCGATACCGGGCGTCCAGCGTGCGGACGGAGACGGAGAGCGGTGGCGCTATCGGCAGCGGTCGACCGGCCGGACGTCGACCGATCCCGGCGCGGGTCTGTCCGACGAGTCGCTGGCGTCGGACGAGGAGCCGTGACGGGATCCGTGTCCGCGTTTACGACGACTTCGCCACGACGTCTCCGTCGTGCTCGACGACGACGGTCTCCGGTTCCGAAGACACCGATCCGGAGATCTCGTATTCGAGCTGGTTCTCGAGGGTACACACGGTCCCCTCTGGTGGGGCGTCCGTGGCCACCGACAGCGTCAGCTGTCCGTTCTGATACGTGACGTCGTCCAGCAAGGCGTCGTAACACGTCTGAATCTGAATCGTCCCGTCGACGGAGACGTCCGTTCCGTCGACGCGAACGGTGGCGTCGTTCTCTGTACCGACGCTCGAATCGGTGATACGGAAGCCGAAGCCCGATACCTGGTGTTCGTGGACGACTTCGACCTCCGCGGGCTCGCTCGTCGTGGCTACCGTCACCTCGTAGTCGACTGCGGAGGCCGTCGTCCCCCTCCGACCGCGAGTCCGCCGACTGGCGCCCGACTCGTCTTCGTTGAATCCGACCACCACGGTCAGTACGCCGTCGTCGAGCGACGCCGCGAAGTCGGTCAGTTCGACCGGATCGTTCGTCGGCCCGGTGACGGTCCCGGTCACGGTAATCGTCCGTCCGTCGTCCGACCTGGAGACGTCGTGGGCGTCGTACCGTGCCGCACTGGGTCCCCACGTGGCAAATTCGACGGCGGCCTCGGACTTCGTGGCGGTCCGACGGGCCGACGCAGCGCCGGTCGCACCGAGGAGGGCTGTACTGGCGAGGGTCCGCTTCAGGAAGTTACGGCGTTGCATCCGAGTAATCAATCCGCTGGTTGTAACAAATATCTTTACATTACACGCGGACATCACGAATTGCGAATCGGAAACGGCGGATCTGCTACCCGGCGCCGGGCCGCGTTACCCCCATCACGTGGTCGTCAGGACGGAACGACGCTGATCGTCTTCCCGCGGTCGATGGCCTGTTCGAGTTCCTCGGCGATGGCGCTCCCGCGGGAGACCTGTATCTCGCCGCCGCGGGAGACGGTGGCGGTGAACAGGTAGTCGCCGTCGGCCTG of the Halomicrobium salinisoli genome contains:
- a CDS encoding winged helix-turn-helix domain-containing protein, whose product is MTESDGEALADLPPSAKLVYKVLEYDGPLTQKGIVEESMLSARTVRYALERLDEVGVIEEDVYFADARQNLYEISEPAAEQADAAVSD